The Pseudomonadota bacterium nucleotide sequence CGGGGTCAATCTCCGTTACCCGCGCCTCGGTTGCCTGCTTATGCTCCTGCCGCGCCTTGAGCCGTTGCCACGTTTCGTCGCTTGGGTTGTCGGCAAAAGCGGCCACGTCGGCCGCCAGTTCCGCATCCCAATGCTGCTGTTGGTGAAGGTCGAAGGTGTGTTGCCACAATCTCTCGGCCTCGTCCACCGTCTCAAAGCACGCCAAAGGACTGGTCAACCGCGCCCCACGCTCGCCTGCGATCCGGTTCACGACGTCCACCAATCCGTGGTCAGACAGGTGGCGATGGATGACCTCACTGTCAAGCGTCTCGTGGGTCGCCGCAACATCAAGCAGGGCGCGGCGGACCTCGTCAAAACCAGGCGTTTCCAGATGAATCTCCATCATCCGATCGGCGACCCGCTCGATCAACGGCGGATGCACCAGCGGAAGCCCGACCAGGAGCCGTTCTGCCCTTAGATTCACACCTTTAGCACCCGCGCCCAGGGGATCGGACGGTTTCATCTCGGGCACGCCGGGACCTTGTGGCAGGCCGGGCCGTGCGTCATATCGGCGGCCAGCGCGGCCGGTCTCCTGGCGACGTCCCCCGCCGCGCGCCGGCCGAAACGCCGTCCTGAGCTTCTCCCTGATGGCATTTCTGTAGTGAAACTGCACGTTCTGGTTGCTGATCCGCGCCACCGCCTGGTTCAAATCGCGCTCCAGACCCGCCCGCTTCTCCGGCGTATCGACGCGCCGGCCCTCGCACTGGGCACGCCACAACATGTCGATCAGGGGCGCCGCGCCCGTCTCGACCTGGGCCATGGCGCCGGGCCCGCGTGCCTGGATCAGACTGTCGGGGTCTTCGCCCGGCGGCAGCATGGCAAAACGCAGCGAGCGGCCGGGCTCCAACATGGGGAGCGCGCGATCGACCGCACGCATCGCCGCGCGCAGGCCCGCCGCATCGCCGTCGAAACACAGCACCGGCTCGTCCGCCAGCTTCCACAGCAACATCAGCTGGGACTCCGTCAGCGCGGTCCCCAGCGGCGCCACCGCATGCTCGAAGCCGGCCTGGGCGAGCGCGATGACATCCATGTAGCCCTCGGCAACGATCACCGTGCCAGCGTCATGGGCCGGTTTGCGCGCCTGGGCGAAGCCGTAGAGCATGCGACCCTTGTCGAACAAGGCGGTCGCCGGCGAGTTCATGTACTTCGCCGGATGGTCGCCCAGCGCCCGGCCGCCGAAGGCGACAACCCGGCCGCCGCGGTCGGTGATCGGGAACATCAGGCGATGGCGGAACTTGTCGATGGGATCGCGCCCGTCGTCACCGCCGGTCAGAAGCCCAGCCTGCTCGATCAACTCGGGCTTGATGTCCTTGTCCCTTAAATGGCGGATCAGCCGGTCGCGGCCATCGGGCGCCAGGCCCAAGCGAAAACGCTCAACCGTGCCGCGCTTCAGACCGCGCTCTCTTAGGTAAGCGCGCGCATCGGCGCCGCCGGTCCCGGCGAGCTCGCCCTGGAACCAGAGGCACGCCGTCTCCAGGACATCGTGCAAGGTCGCCGCACGTTTGGCGCGCTCCCTTTCTTCCGGTGTCTGGCGCGGCATTTCCAGGCCGGCCAGGCCGGCGAGCTGTTCGACCGCCTCCGGGAACGCCAGGTTCTCCGTGCGCATCACCCAATCGATCACGCTGCCATGGGCGCCGCAGCCAAAGCAGTGGAAGAAACCCTTGTCCTCGGCCACCGTGAACGAAGGCGTCTTCTCGTTATGGAAAGGACAGAGGCCGAGATGCTCGCGACCGCGCCGGGTCAGCTTGACCGAGCGGCCGACGAGGTCGGCCAGCGAAACGCGGGCGCGGATCTCATCAAGGAATTGCGGCGGGATCGTCACGGGAGCCGCGCCGCCTCAGCTCAAGCGCTGTTTGACGAGCGCGCTCGCTTTGCCGGCGTCGATCTGACCGGGATAGTTTTCTTTCAGCATCGCCATGACACGGCCCATGTCCTTCAGACCTTTTGCCTCGGTCGTCGCTATGACCTTGTCGATGACCGCGGCGGTTTCGGCATCGTCCATCTGCTTGGGCATGAAACGACGGATGACGTCGATCTCGGCCTCTTCCTGCTCGGCGAGTTCGGGCCGCTGCCCCTTGCGGAACTGGTCGGCGGCTTCCTGGCGCTGGCGCACCATCTTGGCCAAGAGGTCGAGCACCTGCTCGTCAGGCACGCCGTTGGACGAACCAGCGCCACGCGCGGCGATGTCGCGGTCCTTAAGCGCCGCCTGCACCAACCTCAGCGTCGATGTCGTGCATTTGTCCTTCGCTTTGACGGCCTGCTTCAAAGCGTCGGTAATCTCTTGTCGCAGTGTCATGCCCTTGACCGGGCTCCCAGAAGAAGGCGGCCATCATAAACAGCACGCGCCTGTGTGTCGAATCACGTCGTTTCTCTAAATACATGAAATAGAACAAAAAATCAAAACTAGGAAGGCTTGACCTCGGCACGGGATTTGCTTATACCCTGCGCGATCCGCCGTTGGGCACGGCGGTCCTTCCGCACGGTTACAGGAACGCATGGTCGCAACCGATTCAACGCCGGCGCCTTGGGCAACGGCGGCTCTAGTTCTGAGCGATGGATCGGTATTTTGGGGCTATGGACTGGGCGTCAAGGGCTGCACGGTCGGCGAGATCTGTTTCAACACGGCGATGACGGGCTATCAGGAGATCCTGACCGACCCGTCCTATGCCGGCCAGATCATCACTTTCACCTTCCCCCATATCGGCAATGTCGGCGCCAATGCCGAGGACATCGAATCCACCGTGCCCGCCGCACGCGGTCTGGTGCTGCGCGCCGATGTGACGCAGCCGTCGAACTTCCGCGCCAGCCAGCATCTGGACCGCTGGCTTTCGGCCGGCAACCTGATGGGCATCGCCGGTATCGACACGCGCCGCCTGACGCGGCTGATCCGCGACGAGGGATTTCAGTCCGCCGCGATCACCCACGGCAATATCGACCTGGACGAAGCGCGCGCGGCGATCACGGCCTTCCCGGGCCTCGAAGGCATGGACCTCGCCAAGGACGTTACCTGCCGGCAGACCTATAAGTGGGATCAAACCTTGTGGCGCCTGGACGGGGGTTATGGCGAACGCGGCGAAAGCCGGCACAAGGTCGTCGCCGTCGACTACGGGATCAAGCACAACATCCTGCGCCATCTGGCCGAACGCGGCTGCGACGTGACGGTCGTGCCGGCTTCCGCCTCGACCGACGACATCATGCGTCATGAGCCCGACGGCATCTTTCTCTCCAACGGGCCGGGCGATCCCGCCGCGACCGGCGCCTACGCCGTCCCCGTCATCAAGGATCTGGTCGAAACCGGCAAGCCTGTCTTCGGCATCTGCCTGGGCCATCAGATGCTGGCGCTGGCCTTGGGCGCGAAGACGATCAAGATGTTCAACGGCCACCGCGGCGCCAACCATCCGATCAAGAACCTGGAGACCGGCGCGGTCGAGATCACCAGCCAGAACCACGGCTTCGTTGTCGACAAGGAAAGCCTGCCGGCGGGCGTCGCCTGCACCCATGTCAGCCTCTTCGACGGCACGCTCGCCGGCCTCAAGATGACCGACAAGCCGGTGTTCTCGGTCCAGTACCACCCGGAAGCCAGCCCCGGCCCGCAGGACAGCCGTTACCTGTTCGACCGCTTCGTCGACGCGATGGGGACGACGTCATGAACCGGCCCAAGCGAACGCAAGCGGCCCAATCGTTGCGCAAGCGCCAGACGGACGCGGAGACGGTTTTGTGGCGTCATCTCCACAATCGTGACCTGGGCGGGCATAAGTTCCGCCGCCAGGTTCCGCTTGGTCCCTATGTCGTGGACCTCGTCTGCTTCGATGCGAAGCTGATCGTTGAAGCGGATGGTGGTCAACATGCCGATAG carries:
- the carA gene encoding glutamine-hydrolyzing carbamoyl-phosphate synthase small subunit; the encoded protein is MVATDSTPAPWATAALVLSDGSVFWGYGLGVKGCTVGEICFNTAMTGYQEILTDPSYAGQIITFTFPHIGNVGANAEDIESTVPAARGLVLRADVTQPSNFRASQHLDRWLSAGNLMGIAGIDTRRLTRLIRDEGFQSAAITHGNIDLDEARAAITAFPGLEGMDLAKDVTCRQTYKWDQTLWRLDGGYGERGESRHKVVAVDYGIKHNILRHLAERGCDVTVVPASASTDDIMRHEPDGIFLSNGPGDPAATGAYAVPVIKDLVETGKPVFGICLGHQMLALALGAKTIKMFNGHRGANHPIKNLETGAVEITSQNHGFVVDKESLPAGVACTHVSLFDGTLAGLKMTDKPVFSVQYHPEASPGPQDSRYLFDRFVDAMGTTS
- a CDS encoding GatB/YqeY domain-containing protein, which translates into the protein MTLRQEITDALKQAVKAKDKCTTSTLRLVQAALKDRDIAARGAGSSNGVPDEQVLDLLAKMVRQRQEAADQFRKGQRPELAEQEEAEIDVIRRFMPKQMDDAETAAVIDKVIATTEAKGLKDMGRVMAMLKENYPGQIDAGKASALVKQRLS
- a CDS encoding DUF559 domain-containing protein: MNRPKRTQAAQSLRKRQTDAETVLWRHLHNRDLGGHKFRRQVPLGPYVVDLVCFDAKLIVEADGGQHADSARDQKRDAYFRERGYRVLRLWNADILKNIEGALTVIEHAMEGRDCDQ
- the dnaG gene encoding DNA primase; amino-acid sequence: MTIPPQFLDEIRARVSLADLVGRSVKLTRRGREHLGLCPFHNEKTPSFTVAEDKGFFHCFGCGAHGSVIDWVMRTENLAFPEAVEQLAGLAGLEMPRQTPEERERAKRAATLHDVLETACLWFQGELAGTGGADARAYLRERGLKRGTVERFRLGLAPDGRDRLIRHLRDKDIKPELIEQAGLLTGGDDGRDPIDKFRHRLMFPITDRGGRVVAFGGRALGDHPAKYMNSPATALFDKGRMLYGFAQARKPAHDAGTVIVAEGYMDVIALAQAGFEHAVAPLGTALTESQLMLLWKLADEPVLCFDGDAAGLRAAMRAVDRALPMLEPGRSLRFAMLPPGEDPDSLIQARGPGAMAQVETGAAPLIDMLWRAQCEGRRVDTPEKRAGLERDLNQAVARISNQNVQFHYRNAIREKLRTAFRPARGGGRRQETGRAGRRYDARPGLPQGPGVPEMKPSDPLGAGAKGVNLRAERLLVGLPLVHPPLIERVADRMMEIHLETPGFDEVRRALLDVAATHETLDSEVIHRHLSDHGLVDVVNRIAGERGARLTSPLACFETVDEAERLWQHTFDLHQQQHWDAELAADVAAFADNPSDETWQRLKARQEHKQATEARVTEIDPALASVGERS